Part of the Dehalobacter sp. genome is shown below.
TGCTCCTTTACTGGTCTTATATCCTGTGAGCCGCTCGGCGAACTCGGACGTGGCTTCGCCGCCTGGGTACAGCCCGATGTGTTTCTTGAACGCCGCGAAATGGATAAGGTTCCCGCCTTGCCAGAACGTCGGCATCCGCCACGAGATTTTCTCTGTGGCTTCCGGCGCGGCTGTTCGGATGGTTTCTCGGATACTTTGCAACAGCGGCCTCACATCTTCCGGTTGTGCGGCGATGTATTCGTCAATGCTGTTTGGTTTTACACAAAAGTGGTCTTGTTCCGTGTTTTTGAACTCACGGCCGCATTTCGGGCATTTCCACATTTCACCCACGCTCCTTGTTATTGTGTCGCTGATACCTA
Proteins encoded:
- a CDS encoding DUF1801 domain-containing protein; this encodes MWKCPKCGREFKNTEQDHFCVKPNSIDEYIAAQPEDVRPLLQSIRETIRTAAPEATEKISWRMPTFWQGGNLIHFAAFKKHIGLYPGGEATSEFAERLTGYKTSKGAIQLPLGKPIDYELITDIVRWRVKRKAKGSNTL